The sequence TATGgtcatttaaaaatcataatttctgTATGTAATGAtatttctaatgaaagtaaatcTACCATGTGATGAATACAATGATAAATCGTCGTTTCATTACTCCCTATTGTTACTCGATAATATTACTCAtcttattatcattattattgttatcatgtttataatttattattatctctTAAAATCGAGTGAATATCTCCACGCTGACGTTGACAAGGACGAGAGATCGTGGGCAAAGCGTCAGCTTCtcaattcataaatttattaatcaattaataccTTCTTACCTCAATAACTTAGGAATtatatcaattaaataatttatactctaattgaaatattaaaatttacataacgGCACATTTCTCCTTAAGGCTTATCGCACTGTTGCTTGTAACCGGTTGCAATGATACCGCACGATTTTTCTCGAGTGTCAACAAATCACGAAAGAGTTCGTTAACATTGTGATTTGTCTTTGCCGATGTCTCGAGGAAGCCACATCCCCAGCGATCAGCCTCAGTTTTACCCTCACTCGTTAGCACTTCTCGCAACGTTTCCTCATCACACTTGTTGCCGACCTGTCGTAATTACAACATGTGATGAATTCCGGATTGAAATGGAAGCAATTTAGAATCGTGTACATGTGCTAATGGCAATAATcaacggagagaggaaaatGTCAGGGAAATTGCCCGGAGAAAAGCCGAAACGTAAATTACccgcgaaaaaattatttttgataaatattcgTATACTTGGAAGGatcatttttcgaaaattccatTCCTCCAATAGAGTCATTGGTCCCTGGGGAACCTGGTTACCGATTACTGCGTTTATCAGAAcccgataattaaaaaaaatcttatttcATTTGCCTCCCACACGAACCACTTTCAAGAAATAAATCGAAAGAGTGTCACTGTGACGTAGGGCACATCATCAAAGTCTTTGAATACCCTATGGTGTGGAAATGCCACAAGGGCGTTCCCTCAGCATGATCAACTTTGTTCCGCTTTCTGAACGTCACAGGAACGACAACTTTTCCACCCCAAAGCCTTGAAAAAGCCTGTTATTTTTAAGTGAAACCTTAAACGTATTTTTTACTAATTATGTTAATCGTCAAATTCGAGGGAAAATTGCACGTCCAACCAGGGGGCTCAAGGTCATAAACAatctaatgaaaattgttcccaaatgaaatttatcaactgtTTGGATAGTCTTTGCATCAGATGCACATTCTTACCAGCATTATcggtatttgtgagatatcctGGCCTTTTAATTCACGTATCACTGTCCATATTGGTTTAAGCTCCTCGAGGCTCTGTCGTGAGCAT is a genomic window of Diachasmimorpha longicaudata isolate KC_UGA_2023 chromosome 16, iyDiaLong2, whole genome shotgun sequence containing:
- the LOC135170040 gene encoding GTP-binding protein Di-Ras2 codes for the protein MPEQSNDYRVVVFGAGGVGKSSLVLRFVKGTFRESYIPTIEDTYRQVISCNKNICTLQITDTTGSHQFPAMQRLSISKGHAFILVYSVCSRQSLEELKPIWTVIRELKGQDISQIPIMLVGNKCDEETLREVLTSEGKTEADRWGCGFLETSAKTNHNVNELFRDLLTLEKNRAVSLQPVTSNSAISLKEKCAVM